A genomic window from Ruminiclostridium cellulolyticum H10 includes:
- a CDS encoding uracil-DNA glycosylase has translation MDKDTMQNRLEQLCCEYVQTFNDKEIVLGHGCIDSPVAIIGEAPGKDEVKLGKPFVGAAGKNLNEFIEVLEISRDDLYITNAIKYRLGRLNPKTRRIVNRPATIKDIKENQIWLHREIHILKPQIIVTLGNVPLKAVTDNFRLSIGDMHGVLHECNLAGKVYKIFPLYHPASIIYNRTLKDVYHEDMMVLKKEIKKLSTVNVFNPNKRVFHISLTTKI, from the coding sequence GTGGATAAGGACACAATGCAGAATAGATTAGAACAATTGTGCTGTGAATATGTACAAACATTTAACGACAAAGAAATAGTACTGGGACATGGATGTATTGACAGTCCTGTTGCTATAATCGGAGAGGCACCCGGTAAGGATGAAGTAAAGCTAGGAAAGCCATTTGTAGGTGCAGCAGGAAAAAACCTTAATGAATTTATAGAAGTATTAGAAATAAGCAGAGATGATTTATATATAACAAATGCAATAAAGTACAGGCTTGGAAGATTAAATCCAAAAACCCGGAGAATAGTTAACAGACCTGCAACAATCAAGGATATAAAGGAAAATCAAATTTGGCTTCATAGAGAAATCCATATATTAAAACCTCAAATCATTGTTACACTAGGCAATGTACCTCTTAAAGCTGTAACAGATAATTTCAGACTTTCTATCGGAGATATGCATGGAGTACTGCATGAATGCAATTTGGCAGGAAAGGTATATAAGATCTTTCCTCTATATCATCCTGCAAGTATCATATATAACAGAACACTTAAAGATGTCTATCATGAGGACATGATGGTGCTTAAAAAAGAAATAAAAAAACTGTCTACAGTTAATGTATTTAATCCGAATAAGCGGGTATTTCACATTAGTCTAACGACAAAGATATAG
- a CDS encoding uracil-DNA glycosylase: MFNWEQLNSTCNNCRNCDLAGTRTNIVIGRGNPNAPIMFIGEGPGEQEDLRGLPFVGPAGQLLDTLLEALKFKPDEYYIANVVKCRPPNNRVPNEEEAEKCLPYLRNQVALIRPRIIVCLGSTAAKYIVARDAKITQIRGHWIQRKKFWIMPTFHPAALLRDQSKKELLFKDIKEVKKKINQLVSEEYGG, encoded by the coding sequence TTGTTTAACTGGGAACAGCTAAATTCAACATGTAATAATTGTCGGAACTGTGACCTCGCCGGAACCAGAACAAATATAGTAATAGGAAGAGGAAATCCTAATGCACCCATAATGTTTATAGGAGAAGGACCTGGAGAACAGGAGGATTTGCGGGGATTACCCTTTGTCGGTCCGGCGGGGCAGCTTCTTGATACCTTGCTTGAGGCATTAAAGTTTAAACCTGATGAATACTATATTGCAAACGTAGTAAAATGCAGGCCGCCAAACAACAGAGTACCAAATGAAGAGGAAGCAGAAAAATGCCTGCCGTATTTGAGAAATCAGGTTGCCTTGATAAGGCCCCGTATAATTGTATGTCTTGGCAGTACTGCAGCCAAATATATAGTAGCCAGGGATGCTAAAATAACCCAAATACGAGGACACTGGATACAGAGAAAAAAGTTCTGGATTATGCCTACATTTCATCCGGCAGCATTATTAAGAGATCAAAGCAAAAAAGAATTACTATTTAAAGATATAAAGGAAGTCAAAAAGAAAATAAACCAACTGGTAAGTGAAGAATACGGAGGCTGA
- a CDS encoding phospholipid carrier-dependent glycosyltransferase, translating to METYLKNILNFFSHVKMPGFATMMSSVIILFFIGIGIWGFSRIRNIQKGNLIITEYGLLDNEKEKKPLFKLVKKDYIIMLVMTLLYAIPAIYNLGGFKIPETPWAPAEKNDGFIVDLGKEVDVTKVMIYQGYNEEKYDGVKFNIKFLNSNDTYSDSEALEKSGFFSWKVSTKEFKTSKIKIIADKPGSAINELAIFEKGSTKPFKVMSITSVDPLIKSSIKSPDGKPYKLSNLIDEQDRVDLYTLSATNTYFDEVFYPRTALDFINKIHPFERTHPPLGKYFVMIGMLIFGVNPFGWRIIGTLFGVAMIPLMYLFGYKIFKKRFLAFCTAFLMMFDFMHFVQTRISTIDVYVTFFVILMYYYIYDYFVKKSYKAGLKRSLVPLFLCGLAFGIGIATKWIAMYAAVGIFLILVIAKLDEIVYYTAYKKSGLSSDLFSKFWSKYFFKTALFCILFFILIPGIIYFASYTSIMQVPDNGIKEFFNNQSFMYSFHNDLNAKHSYSSQWFEWPIMTKPIWFYGSKALAAEKLTSSIICMGNPLIWWISIPSLITGIIVAIKRKDKYMLVPIFGALFQYIPWMVVRRMAFIYHYFSVIPFIIIIIVYLIKVFMELGGNTKKIVCTYLVLTAIVFIMYYPILSGMIVPRWYASLLQLFPGWSFRY from the coding sequence TTGGAAACGTATTTAAAAAATATTTTGAACTTTTTTTCACATGTTAAAATGCCGGGCTTTGCAACAATGATGTCGAGTGTTATTATACTATTTTTTATAGGCATAGGGATATGGGGTTTTTCAAGAATCCGCAACATCCAAAAGGGTAATTTGATAATTACTGAATATGGTCTACTAGACAACGAAAAAGAAAAAAAGCCTTTGTTTAAGCTTGTTAAAAAAGATTATATTATTATGCTTGTTATGACTTTATTATACGCTATTCCTGCAATATATAACCTGGGCGGTTTTAAGATACCTGAGACACCATGGGCTCCTGCTGAAAAGAATGACGGGTTTATTGTTGACCTTGGAAAAGAAGTTGATGTAACAAAAGTTATGATTTATCAAGGATATAATGAAGAAAAATATGACGGTGTCAAGTTCAATATTAAGTTTTTAAATTCAAACGATACATATTCGGACTCTGAGGCCCTTGAGAAATCAGGTTTTTTTTCATGGAAGGTATCTACTAAGGAATTTAAAACCAGTAAAATCAAAATAATTGCCGATAAACCCGGTTCAGCAATTAATGAGCTTGCTATTTTCGAAAAAGGTTCAACAAAGCCATTTAAAGTCATGAGTATAACCTCTGTCGATCCATTAATAAAAAGTTCTATTAAAAGTCCTGACGGGAAGCCTTATAAATTAAGCAACCTGATTGACGAGCAAGATAGAGTTGATTTGTATACTTTATCAGCTACCAATACCTATTTCGATGAAGTATTTTACCCAAGAACTGCTCTTGACTTCATTAATAAAATCCACCCTTTTGAAAGAACCCATCCACCCCTAGGCAAATACTTCGTTATGATAGGAATGCTTATTTTTGGTGTAAACCCATTCGGGTGGAGAATTATCGGTACATTATTCGGAGTAGCTATGATTCCTCTTATGTACTTGTTTGGTTATAAGATATTCAAAAAAAGGTTTCTTGCATTTTGTACTGCTTTTTTGATGATGTTTGACTTTATGCACTTTGTTCAGACAAGAATATCGACAATTGATGTATATGTAACCTTCTTTGTTATTTTAATGTACTACTACATTTACGACTATTTTGTTAAAAAATCATACAAAGCTGGCCTTAAAAGATCCCTTGTGCCGCTTTTCCTCTGCGGCCTTGCTTTCGGTATAGGGATTGCTACCAAATGGATAGCAATGTATGCCGCTGTGGGTATTTTTCTTATACTAGTCATTGCCAAGCTCGACGAAATCGTTTATTACACAGCATACAAAAAGAGCGGGCTTTCGTCTGACTTATTTAGTAAATTCTGGAGTAAGTACTTTTTTAAAACTGCATTATTTTGTATTTTGTTTTTTATATTAATACCCGGTATAATCTATTTCGCTTCATATACATCCATAATGCAGGTTCCGGATAATGGGATTAAAGAGTTTTTCAACAATCAGTCTTTTATGTATAGTTTTCATAACGATTTGAATGCAAAACATTCATATTCTTCCCAGTGGTTTGAATGGCCGATAATGACTAAGCCTATATGGTTTTATGGTTCAAAAGCACTTGCTGCGGAAAAATTAACTTCCAGCATCATTTGTATGGGGAACCCGCTAATATGGTGGATAAGCATACCATCACTGATCACAGGAATTATTGTTGCAATCAAAAGAAAAGACAAATATATGCTCGTTCCTATTTTTGGTGCTCTATTCCAGTATATTCCTTGGATGGTGGTACGCAGAATGGCATTTATATATCATTACTTTTCGGTTATACCTTTTATTATAATTATCATTGTATACTTAATTAAAGTATTCATGGAGCTTGGCGGGAATACAAAAAAGATTGTATGTACCTATCTTGTATTGACAGCAATAGTATTTATAATGTATTATCCGATTTTATCCGGCATGATTGTACCCAGGTGGTATGCCAGCTTGCTGCAATTGTTCCCGGGCTGGAGTTTCAGATATTAA
- a CDS encoding DUF3788 domain-containing protein has translation MWSELYNSNNKPTFENVNDFVNSTLWDELCLFVESTYSILPKLEFSKCSMQKGWNIKYKKSSKSLCTLYPMDGYFIVLIVIGKKELTEADMVIPTCSPYTQNLFLETPSSYCGRWLMIEVKEKSTLEDVKKLIQLRVKPLNK, from the coding sequence ATGTGGAGTGAACTTTACAACTCAAATAACAAACCTACCTTTGAAAATGTTAATGATTTTGTTAATAGTACGCTATGGGATGAGCTCTGTTTATTTGTGGAAAGTACTTATTCTATATTACCTAAATTAGAGTTCAGTAAATGTTCTATGCAGAAGGGCTGGAACATTAAGTATAAAAAGAGTAGCAAGTCACTATGTACTCTTTATCCGATGGATGGCTACTTTATTGTGCTTATTGTTATTGGTAAGAAGGAACTGACTGAGGCAGATATGGTTATTCCAACTTGCAGCCCCTATACACAAAACTTGTTTTTAGAGACACCCTCTTCTTACTGTGGCAGATGGCTCATGATTGAAGTAAAAGAGAAGTCTACACTTGAAGACGTGAAGAAACTAATACAATTACGTGTAAAGCCATTAAATAAATGA